The Microbulbifer sp. TB1203 nucleotide sequence CACCAACCTGGAGGAGCACCCAGGCGGCTTTTCGCGGCTGGCGGCCTTCTATGCCGAACGCGCGCGCGGTGGCGTGGGCCTGATTGTGACCGGTGGTATCGGCCCCAACGAGGAGGGCTGCGTGGCCATGGGCGCGGCCAAGATGACCACTACCGAAGAGGCACAACAGCACCGGGAAATCACCGATGCGGTACACGCCGAAGGCGGTGCCATCTGCATGCAGATACTCCACGCCGGCCGCTATGCCTACAACCCCAACCTGGTGGCGCCCTCGGCGGTCCAGGCACCAATTAATCCCTTTACGCCCCGCGAATTGAGCAGTGGGGAAATCGAAGGCCAGATCGATGACTATGTGCGCTGCGCCACCCTGGCCCGCGAGGCAGGCTATGACGGCGTGGAGATCATGGGATCGGAAGGTTATTTCATTAATCAGTTTATCGTCTCGCGCACCAATAAGCGCACCGACGAATGGGGCGGCAGCTTCGAAAACCGTACCCGTCTGCCGATCGAAATCGTACGCCGCATCCGGGAAGCGCTGGGGCGCGACTTCATCATTATCTACCGCCTGTCCATGCTCGACCTGGTGGAGGGCGGCAGCAACTTCGAGGAAGTGGTCACCCTCGGCAAGGCCATCGAGAAAGCGGGCGCGACCATCATCAACACCGGTATCGGCTGGCACGAGGCCCGCATTCCCACCATCGCCACCAGCGTACCCCGCGCCGCCTTTAGCGAAATCACCGCCAAGGTAAAGCAACACCTGAATATTCCGGTAATTACCAGCAACCGCATCAATATGCCCCAAGTCGCCGAAGCCGTACTGGCCGCCGGCCACGCGGACATGATTTCCATGGCGCGGCCCTTTCTGGCGGATGCGGAATTCGTCAACAAGGCGGCGGAAAACCGCGCTGACGAGATCAACACCTGCATCGGCTGCAACCAGGCCTGCCTGGACCACACCTTCGAATTGAAACTCACCTCCTGCCTGGTCAACCCGCGCGCCTGCCACGAAACCGAACTGAATTACCTGCCCCCCGCCCATCCGAAGAAGATTGCCGTAGTGGGCGCCGGTCCCGCCGGCCTCGCCGCCGCAACCGTGGCCGCCGAACGCGGGCACAAGGTCACATTGTTCGAGGCCGAAGACAAAATCGGCGGCCAGTTCAATATCGCCAAGCAGATTCCCGGCAAGGCGGAATTCCAGGAAACCCTGCGCTACTTCAACCGCAAACTGGAACTCACCGGAGTAACCGTCAAGCTCAACTGCCGGGCCACCGCGGAGGACCTGCAGGAATTTGACGAAGTGATTATCGCCACCGGCATCGCTCCGCGCACCCCGCCCATCCCCGGGATCGAGCACGAAAAAGTGCTCAGTTACCTGGACGTGCTGAAACACAAAAAGCCGGTGGGTGAAAAGGTGGCGATTATCGGCGCCGGCGGTATCGGCTTCGATGTGGCGGAATATCTGACGCACGAGGGGAACAACGACGAAGAGCTGATCGCCGTCGACAAAGAGGAGTTTTTCGATGAATGGGGCGTGGATATCCGCCTGGAAAACCGCGCCGGTCTCAAGGCGCCCGCACCGGTCACCGCCCCGCGCCAGGTGATTCTGTTGCAGCGCAAGACCTCCAAAGTAGGCGCAGGCCTGGGTA carries:
- a CDS encoding NADPH-dependent 2,4-dienoyl-CoA reductase produces the protein MSLAYPHLLAPLDLGFTTLKNRVLMGSMHTNLEEHPGGFSRLAAFYAERARGGVGLIVTGGIGPNEEGCVAMGAAKMTTTEEAQQHREITDAVHAEGGAICMQILHAGRYAYNPNLVAPSAVQAPINPFTPRELSSGEIEGQIDDYVRCATLAREAGYDGVEIMGSEGYFINQFIVSRTNKRTDEWGGSFENRTRLPIEIVRRIREALGRDFIIIYRLSMLDLVEGGSNFEEVVTLGKAIEKAGATIINTGIGWHEARIPTIATSVPRAAFSEITAKVKQHLNIPVITSNRINMPQVAEAVLAAGHADMISMARPFLADAEFVNKAAENRADEINTCIGCNQACLDHTFELKLTSCLVNPRACHETELNYLPPAHPKKIAVVGAGPAGLAAATVAAERGHKVTLFEAEDKIGGQFNIAKQIPGKAEFQETLRYFNRKLELTGVTVKLNCRATAEDLQEFDEVIIATGIAPRTPPIPGIEHEKVLSYLDVLKHKKPVGEKVAIIGAGGIGFDVAEYLTHEGNNDEELIAVDKEEFFDEWGVDIRLENRAGLKAPAPVTAPRQVILLQRKTSKVGAGLGKTTGWIHRTSLKHRAVQMIPGAEYEKIDDRGLHIRVADEQQLLEVDNIVICAGQEPSRELYNALLDTETKVHLIGGADEAAELDAKRAIDQGSRLAAEI